The DNA segment CGCGCGGCCCGCGGCGAGGACTTCGACCTCGACATCACCGGCGTCGAACAGCTGACCTGCACGTCCTCCTCGATCGCGCCCGAAGCGGCCTGTACGTCGGTGCAGTTGCACCTTCAGGTCACCCCGGAGCGCTTCGCCGACGTGTGGAACGCGGCGCAGGCCGTCGCCGCCGTCCAGATCGCGCTCGGCGCCAACGCGCCCTTCCTGTTCGGCAAGGAGCTGTGGCGGGAGTCCCGGCCGCCGCTCTTCCTCCAGGCGACCGATGTGCGCCCGCCGGAGTTCCGGGCCCAGGGGGTGCGGCCGCGGACCTGGTTCGGGGAGCGCTGGATCGACTCGGCGTACGAGCTCTTCGCGGAGAACCTCAGGTACTTTCCGCCGCTGCTGCCGCTGTGCGACGACGAGGACCCGCTGCGGGTGCTCGACGACGGCGGGGTGCCGGGCCTCCAGGAGCTCGTCCTGCACAACGGCACCGTCTACCGCTGGAACCGCCCGGTGTACGACGTGGCCGACGGCGTACCGCATCTGCGGGTCGAGAACAGGGTGCTGCCCGCCGGGCCCACCGTCACGGACGTGCTGGCCAACGCGGCGCTCTACTACGGGCTCGTGAGGGCGCTCGCCGACGATCCGCGTCCGGTGTGGAAGCGGCTGCCCTTCGAAGCCGCGGCACGCAACTTCGACGCGGCCTGCCGGTACGGCATCGACGCCGAACTGGAGTGGCCTCGGACCGGGCGCTCCGGCGGCGTCACGGCGGTGCCCGCGGTGCGCCTGGTCAGGGAGGAGCTGCTGCCGCTGGCCGCCGCGGGGCTCGATGCCTGGGGGATCGAGGCCCGGGACCGCGACCGCTATCTCGGCGTCATCGAGGAACGGTGCAGGCGCCGGACGAACGGTGCCTCCTGGCAGGTGGACACGTTCCACCGGGCGCTGGAGACCGGCCTCGGGCGGCGCGAGGCGCTGGCGCTCACCACCCGGCGGTACGCCGAGCTGATGGCGGGCGGCGAACCGGTGCACTCGTGGCCGGAGGGCATTCCGGCGGCGGTGACGGTCCGCGGCCGGTGACCGTACGGCCGGGGCGGGCTGCTCCGCGCCCGGACAACGCCGGGTCAGCGCGGGGCCCGCCCGGGTCAGCGCCCGCCGACCTCCATGACCGCTTTCAGCAGGACCGAGCTGATCCGAGAGGGGTCGCTCACCTGGTATCCCGCGCCGCCCGTCGCCCTGGCGACCTGCTCCACCTCGGTCCTGTCGGTGTCGGGTCCCACCGCGACCATGATCAACGGCACCGGGTGCCTGGGGTCGTTGAGCTCGTGGAGCCTGGCGACCAGGGCACTGCGGGAGATGCTGTGGCCGTCCTCGTTGACGCCGTCGGTGAGCACCACCACCTGCTGAGCGCGAGCAGCCCGGTGGCGCTGCGGGCCGGGCCGGCGGCACCGATGTGGATGGCGCCCGAGCCGTTGGCCGCCGCTGTGAGCCCGGCCCGGGTACGGGTCTTCTGGAGTCGGGCAGCCATATCCGGTACCCCGGCTCGGTGGTGCTGGTCCCCAGGTCGTGGGCGACCTTGTAGGAGTCGCGTGCCGTGACCGCGATGTCCAGGGCACTGTCCGTCGGACTGCACGTGGTCCTTGCGGGTCCGGCCCGCAGCGGTGCGTACCGCCGGGACGATATCGGGCGAGGCCACCATGCGCAGTTTCACCGTGGACCCCGGGCAGGGCCCGGAGAGGCCGAACATGCCACGCTCAAGAGCCGCACCCGTACCCGCGGCCACACCGAGGACGAGCGCGGTGGCGATGGCGACGGAACGATGCCGCCGCGCCCCGGAGCGGGGCCGGGTTGCCCGTGCCGCGAGGTCATCGGGCAAGCTGTGACGTCCCATGCGGTGGTGCTCCTCCCCTGAAGCCGAACAAGGAAAAGGGGGAGTGCGCCATCGGATTGGCGCCCGTCCCCCGGCCTGTCGTGCGCGATCTTCGCACCTGTATTCGAGACCCTGGTGGCACGGTGGCGGGGACGAGGCGCGATTGGCCAACTGGAGGCAGGTGTGCAGGCGGAGGGCGAGCGCGTGGCTGATTTTGTTCCCACACAGGGGGTGTCGCAGCGGTTCTTGCGGTCCGAGACGGTGCTGGTACTCGCACTCTCGCTCGGCGCGAGCGGCGTTTCGGCGCTGATCGGTTTTATCGGGGCACTGACGAAACCGGGAGGGCTCAAGCACCAGGCCGCCAATCTCAACGGGTCGTACGCGCCGGGGCGGCCATGGCTGGATCTGGCCTGGCAGCTCTTCGGCATCGCGACGGCCCTGGTGCCCGTCGCGCTGGTCGTCCATCTGCTGCTGCGCGAGGGGTCGGGTCTGCGGGCGATCGGCTTCGACCGGACACGGCTCCGGGCCGACCTCGGCCGCGGGGTGCTGATCGCGGCGGGGATCGGGAGTGTGGGCCTCGCCTTCTACCTGGGTGCGCGGGCCACCGGTTTCAACCTGACCGTGGTGCCGGAGTCGCTGCCCGACGTGTGGTGGAAGATCCCGGTGCTGATCCTCTCGGCGGTGCAGAACGCCGTACTGGAGGAAGTCATCGTCGTCGGCTATCTGCTGCGCAGGCTGGGGCAGTTCGGGTGGACCCCGGTGGCGGTCCTGGCGGCGAGCGCGGTGCTGCGCGGGTCGTACCACCTCTACCAGGGGGTCGGCGGATTCCTCGGAAACGTGGCGATGGGGGTGGTGTTCGTGCTGCTCTACCGGAGGTGGGGGCGGGTGGGACCGCTGGTCGTCGCGCACTCGCTGCTCGACATCGGCGCGTTCGTCGGGTACGCGCTGCTCGCCGGAAAGGTGGGCTGGCTGCCGACCGGGTAAGCGGCTGCGGTGCGGTGAGGGGGGTGTACGGGACTGCCGTACACCCCCCTCACCGTTTCCGGTTCCGGGCCCTTCCTGTCTCCGTCCTGCTCAGGCGTGCAGCTCGCCGTCGATGACGGTGACCGCGCTGCCGGTGAGCAGGGTCCGTCCGCCGCGCAGCGACGTCCGTACGAGGCCGGAGCGGGCCGAGGCCTGGAGGCCCGTCAGATCGTCGCGGCCGAGCCGGGCGGACCAGAACGGCGCCAGCGCGGTGTGGGCGCTGCCGGTCACCGGGTCCTCGTCGATACCGACGCGGGGGAAGAAGCAGCGCGACACGTAGTCGTAGCCGAGCGAGGGATCGTCCGCCTCGGCCGTCGCGATGATGCCCCGCCGGGAGTGGGCCGTCAGCGCGGCGAAGTCCGGCGACAGCGAGCGGACCGTCTGCTCGTCGGCGACCTCGACGAGCAGGTCCCCGATGTGCGGCCCGGTGTCCCGCACCCCGGTGATCCGGGCGCCCAGTGCCTCGCCGAGGCCGGCCGGGACGGCTTCCTCGGTGAGTGGCGACGTGGGGAAGTCGAGGGTGATCGTGCCGTCCTCGCGGCTCGTCGCGGTGAGGAGCCCGCAGCGCGCCGTGAAGCGGACGGTGCCCGTCGTCGCGCCCGTGGTGTGCAGGACATGGGCGGTCGCGAGGGTGGCGTGGCCGCACATGTCGACCTCGGTGGCCGGGGTGAACCAGCGCAGTGCCCAGTCGGCCTCGCCGCCGGCGGGCAGCGGGTGGGCGAAGGCGGTCTCGGAGTGGTTCATCTCCGCCGCCACGTGCTGGAGCCAGTCGTCGTCCGGAAAGGAGTCGAGGAGCAGTACCCCCGCCGGGTTGCCGGAGAAGGGGCGGTCGGTGAAGGCGTCGACGGTTCGTATGCGCATGGGACAGACCGTAGGCGCGCGGCAACACCGCAGGCCAAGGCCACTCGCGGGGACGTGGCCCGGAAAGGATTGCCAAACGAAAGCTACCGATATATCGTTGACGCATCGCGACAGATCAACGATGTAAGGAAGTGAGTGCGATGTATCCCCATGGACATGCACATGGACAGAGGCGCGGCGGCCCCGGCCGTCACGGCGGGGGCGACTTCGAGGAGCGCCGCGGCGCCTTCGGCCCGTTCGGTCCGCAGTTCGGCGGCCCGTTCGGCGGGCGCGGCGGCGGCAGGGGCGGGCCCCGGGGGAGGGCGCGCCGCGGTGACGTACGCGCGTCGATCCTGGCGCTGCTCAAGGACCGCCCGATGCACGGGTACGAGATGATCCAGGAGATCGGCGAGCGCAGTGGCGGGGCTTGGCGCCCGAGCCCCGGGTCCGTCTATCCGACGCTCCAGCTGCTGGAGGACGAGGGTCTGATCACCAGCGAGAGCGAGGGCGGCAAGAAGCTGTTCACGCTCACCGAGCCGGGTCGCACGGCCGCCGACGAGGGGCCGGACGCTCCCTGGGAGGAGGCCGGGCGCGGTGGTGACTGGGAGACGATGAACGAGATCCGGCAGGCCGGCTTCGGCCTGATGGAAGCCTTCGGTCAGGTGTGGCGGACCGGTACGCCGGAACAGCGCAAGAAGGCGATGGCTGTGATCGGTGAGTCCCGGAAGAAGCTCTATCTGATTCTGGCCGACGAGGACTGAGAACGTGCACTGCGGTCGAAGCGGCGCCCCCATGGACCTCCGTGGGGGCGCCGCCGTCGTACGGGAGCCGTCTCCTGGGCTCAGGCCACCAGCCCGGCGAGTTTGCGCAGCGACTCCTGGAGCGCGGCGGTCGCCGAGTCCTTCAGCTTGCCGGCCATCAGTGACACGGCGGCACCGGTGAACTCGCCGTCGATGCGGACCACGGTGGCGTCACCGTCCGGAGTGAGCGAGTAGCGCATCGCGAGGCTGACGCCCATCGGCCCCTTGCCGCGCGTGACCAGCAGCGCCGCGGGTGTCAGCTCCGAGACCGTCCAGTTCACCTCCGCGGGGAAGCCCATGAGCTTCATGTTCTCCTCGAAGGTGGCCCCCACGGCGAGCGCGGCCGGGCCGCCCTTCGGGAAGCTGGTGTGTGTCGCGTTCCACTCGCCGTACGCGCTGAAGTCGGTCAGCTGGGACCAGACCTTCCCGGCCGGTGCTTCGATCCGAGCCTCGGCGCTGACTTCGGCCATGCGACCACCCCTTCTCGTCGGGTTGTGATGTCGCGGAACGTAGCTCCTGGTCCCGGAACATTCAATACTGATGAACCGTCAGATCGCGGCGGCCCGGTCGGCCGGCGGACACGGAGGGGGCGGGCCGTGGCGGCCCGGGTGCCCGGCGCCGGGGGGCGTGCGTCCGATTCGTGATCAATCACCGTCTCATCCGTAAGGAGGAGAGTCCGGTCGGGTGTGCCCACCTTCTGTCGGACGGGTAAATGCTCCCCGGCGGGGATGTTCCGGACGCGGCGGGCTGATGAGCTGGGAGATGTGCATAGCCCTACCCCGCCGGACGACCAGCCAGCCCCGTCCCGAGCCGACATCGAAGCCAGGCTCACCGTGGAACTGGCGACGGTCGTGGCAGGCGCACGCCGGCGTGCGCTGCGTGACGGCGACCGGCAGATCGACACGGCCCATCTGCTGCACTCGGTGATCGAGACCGACCCCGAGGTGCGGGCCGCCTTCGACAGCGGGCCCCAGGTGGCCAAGGTGCTCGGCTACCTCGTGCAGCGCAGCATCGGCTACGGGCTCCGCTGGCAGGGATCGGTCGAGGACTCGGGAGCCGTCCCGGTGGTGGCCGAGCCCGGCGTGACCGGCTGGTCTCCCGCGGCTGTCGCCGCGATGGAGGGCGCCCTGACGAGAGCGGGGCGGCGCGGGAACCGGCGGGCGAGCGGCCTCGACCTGCTGGCCGCGCTCGCCCGCGACCGCGAGTGCCGTGCCGTGGAGGTGCTGGGCCGCGCAGGGGTGGACGCCGGGCTGCTCGCGGAGCGCCTGGAGGACGGCACCCGCCAGGTCCGTCGGTGATGACGCTCCTGACCGCGCCTGCCATGATGTCCCGATGCGTGCGTCTCAGGGAAAGAGCGTCGGCCTGGGACTCGCCCTGGTGTCGGCCTTCGCGTTCGGCGGCTCGGGTGTCGCGGCCAAGCCGCTGATCGAGGCCGGGCTCGACCCGCTGCATGTGGTCTGGCTCCGGGTGTCCGGGGCCGCCCTGGTGATGCTGCCCGTCGCCTGGCGCCACCGCGGCCTCGTACGGCGCAGGCCCGTGCTGCTCCTCGGCTTCGGACTGCTCGCCGTCGCGGGTGTGCAGGCCTGCTACTTCGCGGCTCTCTCCCGTATCCCCGTCGGTGTCGCCCTGCTGGTCGAGTATCTGGCACCCGCGCTCGTCCTGGGCTGGGTCCGGTTCGTGCAGCGCAGGCCGGTGACGCGCGCCGCCGCCTTCGGGGTGGTGCTCGCGGCCGGCGGGCTCGCCTGTGTGGTCGAGGTCTGGTCCGGGCTGAGGTTCGATGCCCTCGGGCTGCTGCTCGCGCTGGGCGCCGCCTGCTGCCAGGTCGGCTACTTCGTCCTGTCGGACCACGGCGGCGACGGCGCGGACCGGGCCGATCCGCTGGGCGTCATCGCGTACGGACTCCTCGTCGGTACCGCCCTGCTGACGGTGATCGCGCGCCCGTGGCGGATGGACTGGTCACTGCTCGCCGGCGAGGCCGAGATGAACGGCACACGGGTGCCGGCCTGGCTGCTCCTCGGCTGGATCGTGCTGATCGCCACCGTCGTCGCCTATGTCTTCGGCGTGGTCTCGGTCCGCAGGCTCTCCCCGCAGGTGGCCGGGGTGGTTGCCTGCCTGGAAGCGGTCATCGCGACCGTGCTCGCCTGGGTGCTGCTCGGGGAGCACCTCTCCGCGCCGCAGATCGCGGGCGGGGTGGTGGTGCTGCTCGGTGCGTTCGTCGCCCAGTCCTCGGCCCCGAAACCCCCTTCCGGCCCGGTGGCCGGCGCAACACCCGCCGTGGGGGCCGAGTTGCCCACGGGCCGGAGCGCGACGTAGCGCCTTCCGTTAAGGTTCGGCCATGCATCTCACCGTACTGCCGCCCCCCGCCGCATAGCGCGGGCGGCCGCATCCACTGACGGAGACCGGGCTCGGGTTGTTCCCGAGCGGCTCGTCGCTGCCCGCGCACGGAGTTCAGCGACCGCCATTTCCCTTTCCCAGTCATCCCTCATGGAGCACGTACGTGACGCATGCGCCGAACCCTGCCGTCGGGCTGTCCGTCCGCCGCAGTCTCATCCAGTTGTCCGTTGCCGGAGCGGCGTGGGGCACCGCCGGGGCCGCGGCCTCGCTGCTCTACCGGGCCAGTGATCTCGGGCCCGTCTCCCTCACTTTCTGGCGCTGCGCGGGCGGCCTCGTGCTGCTGCTCGCCGTGCGGGCCGTGCGCCGCCCGGGCGTGGTGTACCGCCGCACCGGATCCCGCGTACGCCGGGCGCTGCGCACCGCCGCTACCGGCCTGGCGTTCACGCTCTTCCAGGTCGCCTACTTCGCCGCGGTCCAGTTCACCGGGCTCGCCGTGGCCACCGTCATCACCCTCGGCGCCGGTCCCGTCCTCATCGCCGCCGGTGCCCGGCTGACCATGGGGGAGCGGCTGGGGTGCGGCGGGGTCACCGCGGTCGCGGGCGCGCTCGGCGGTCTCGCGGTGCTGGTCCTGGGCAGCGGCACCGGAGCCGTACGTCCCGCCGGGGTCGGCTGGGCGCTGCTCTCCGCCGCCGGGTATGCGGCGATGACCCTGCTGACCCGGTGGCTCGGCCGGAGCAGCGGCGGCGGCGACCCGCTGTCGACGACGGCCTGGTCCCTCGCCGTCGGTACCGTCGTCCTGCTGCCGCTCGCCGTGGCCGAGGGGCTTCTTCCGCACACCGTCGAACCGGGCCGGGTGGTGGGTCTGCTGGCCTATGTGGCCGCGATCCCCACCGCGCTGGCGTACGTGCTGTACTTCGCGGGAGCCGCGGTCGTCCGGTCCGCCACGGTCTCGGTGATCATGCTGCTCGAACCGGTGAGCGCCGCGGTCATCGCCGTCGCCCTGCTCGGGGAGCGGCTCACCGCGGGCACCGCCCTCGGCACGCTTCTGCTGCTCGCGGCAGTGGTCGCTCTCGCCTGCGGGGAGATGCGCGCGGCGGCCGCGCGGCGGCGGCCGGTACCGGTCTGAGCCGGCCCGGGCCGCCCGCCCCTCGCCCGTTTCTCAGAGGCGGGCGAGGTAATCCGGCAGGGTGATGGCCGGGTCGAGGTCGTCCGCGGGAACCGGTGCGCCGTATCCGCGGCTCAGCGGTACGACACCCGACCAGTACGGCAGGGCGAGGTCCTCGGGCTCGTCGCTGGGGCCGCCGGTGCGGACCTTGGCGGAGACCTCGTCCAGGTCCAGGCGGACCACGGCGGTGGCCGCCAGTTCCTTGGCGTCGGCCGGGCGTGAGTCGTGCGACCTGCCGGGCACCGCCTGCTCGACGATCGCGTCGAGAGCGGTGCGCCGCTCGTCGGTGTCGGTGACCTGGCGGGCCGTGCCGTGGACCACCACGGAGCGGTAGTTGATCGAGTGGTGGAAGGCGGACCGCGCCAGGACGAGTCCGTCGACATGAGTGACCGTCAGGCAGGCAGCCATACCGGGGTCCGGCACGCCTGCCGCCCGCAGCGGACGGGAGCCCGTCGAGCCGTGGATGTAGAGGCGCTCGCCGACCCGTGCGTACAGCGTCGGCAGTACGACGGGCGCACCGTCGCGGACGAATCCCAAGTGGCAGACGTATCCCTCGTCCAGGACCGAGTGCACCAGTTCACGATCGTACGAGGCGCGCTCCCGGGAGCGGGTGGGCACCGTCCGCTCGGTCGGCACGTAGGGCGCGTCCTGCTGCTGGGGCGAGGCGGGAGGGGTCTCGGACATTGCGTACTCCATTGCATTAGTGCATAATGTTGTTTGTGCTAGGAGAGTATGGGATCGAAGGCAGTCGTGCAACGGACATCGCGGCGAGCGTGGAGCGGGCGGTCGGCTCCGGCGTGCTCGCTCCGGGGCAACTGCTGCCACCACTGCGGGAGTTGGCGGTGCAGTTGGGTGTCAATCCGAACACCGTCGGCTCCGCGTACCGGATGCTCCGCGACCGTGGTGTGATCGCCACGGCGGGGCGCAGGGGGAGCCGGGTGCGGCCCCGGCCCGCCAGCACGGCGCGCGAATCCATCAGGGCCGACATCCCTGCCGGGGTGCGGGACCTCGCATCGGGCAGTCCCGACCGCGCCCTGCTGCCCCCGCTCGCCGATGCGCTGGCCGCCGCCGCCACGCGCAGCGACGGGCGGGCCGTGATGTACGGGCAGGCGGGCGTCGACCCGGAGCTCGAACGGCTGGCGCGCGCCGCCCTCGGCGCCGACGGTGTCCCGGA comes from the Streptomyces sp. NBC_01471 genome and includes:
- a CDS encoding glutamate--cysteine ligase; the encoded protein is MGEKLDADGVGPSGRQRYRRKLQQCLEVLERLLEEKRFDRPRNMMGMEIELNLAGADGMPRMMNAEVLDRIASHDFQTELGMFNLEVNIVPHRLGGRVFDQLAEELRTGLAYAHRKASEVGAGIVMIGILPTLGPQDLVSANLSAADRYTLLNNEMRAARGEDFDLDITGVEQLTCTSSSIAPEAACTSVQLHLQVTPERFADVWNAAQAVAAVQIALGANAPFLFGKELWRESRPPLFLQATDVRPPEFRAQGVRPRTWFGERWIDSAYELFAENLRYFPPLLPLCDDEDPLRVLDDGGVPGLQELVLHNGTVYRWNRPVYDVADGVPHLRVENRVLPAGPTVTDVLANAALYYGLVRALADDPRPVWKRLPFEAAARNFDAACRYGIDAELEWPRTGRSGGVTAVPAVRLVREELLPLAAAGLDAWGIEARDRDRYLGVIEERCRRRTNGASWQVDTFHRALETGLGRREALALTTRRYAELMAGGEPVHSWPEGIPAAVTVRGR
- a CDS encoding CPBP family intramembrane glutamic endopeptidase; this translates as MQAEGERVADFVPTQGVSQRFLRSETVLVLALSLGASGVSALIGFIGALTKPGGLKHQAANLNGSYAPGRPWLDLAWQLFGIATALVPVALVVHLLLREGSGLRAIGFDRTRLRADLGRGVLIAAGIGSVGLAFYLGARATGFNLTVVPESLPDVWWKIPVLILSAVQNAVLEEVIVVGYLLRRLGQFGWTPVAVLAASAVLRGSYHLYQGVGGFLGNVAMGVVFVLLYRRWGRVGPLVVAHSLLDIGAFVGYALLAGKVGWLPTG
- a CDS encoding PhzF family phenazine biosynthesis protein, which encodes MRIRTVDAFTDRPFSGNPAGVLLLDSFPDDDWLQHVAAEMNHSETAFAHPLPAGGEADWALRWFTPATEVDMCGHATLATAHVLHTTGATTGTVRFTARCGLLTATSREDGTITLDFPTSPLTEEAVPAGLGEALGARITGVRDTGPHIGDLLVEVADEQTVRSLSPDFAALTAHSRRGIIATAEADDPSLGYDYVSRCFFPRVGIDEDPVTGSAHTALAPFWSARLGRDDLTGLQASARSGLVRTSLRGGRTLLTGSAVTVIDGELHA
- a CDS encoding PadR family transcriptional regulator, with translation MYPHGHAHGQRRGGPGRHGGGDFEERRGAFGPFGPQFGGPFGGRGGGRGGPRGRARRGDVRASILALLKDRPMHGYEMIQEIGERSGGAWRPSPGSVYPTLQLLEDEGLITSESEGGKKLFTLTEPGRTAADEGPDAPWEEAGRGGDWETMNEIRQAGFGLMEAFGQVWRTGTPEQRKKAMAVIGESRKKLYLILADED
- a CDS encoding SRPBCC family protein, which codes for MAEVSAEARIEAPAGKVWSQLTDFSAYGEWNATHTSFPKGGPAALAVGATFEENMKLMGFPAEVNWTVSELTPAALLVTRGKGPMGVSLAMRYSLTPDGDATVVRIDGEFTGAAVSLMAGKLKDSATAALQESLRKLAGLVA
- a CDS encoding Clp protease N-terminal domain-containing protein, whose protein sequence is MHSPTPPDDQPAPSRADIEARLTVELATVVAGARRRALRDGDRQIDTAHLLHSVIETDPEVRAAFDSGPQVAKVLGYLVQRSIGYGLRWQGSVEDSGAVPVVAEPGVTGWSPAAVAAMEGALTRAGRRGNRRASGLDLLAALARDRECRAVEVLGRAGVDAGLLAERLEDGTRQVRR
- a CDS encoding EamA family transporter, with the protein product MRASQGKSVGLGLALVSAFAFGGSGVAAKPLIEAGLDPLHVVWLRVSGAALVMLPVAWRHRGLVRRRPVLLLGFGLLAVAGVQACYFAALSRIPVGVALLVEYLAPALVLGWVRFVQRRPVTRAAAFGVVLAAGGLACVVEVWSGLRFDALGLLLALGAACCQVGYFVLSDHGGDGADRADPLGVIAYGLLVGTALLTVIARPWRMDWSLLAGEAEMNGTRVPAWLLLGWIVLIATVVAYVFGVVSVRRLSPQVAGVVACLEAVIATVLAWVLLGEHLSAPQIAGGVVVLLGAFVAQSSAPKPPSGPVAGATPAVGAELPTGRSAT
- a CDS encoding DMT family transporter, with translation MTHAPNPAVGLSVRRSLIQLSVAGAAWGTAGAAASLLYRASDLGPVSLTFWRCAGGLVLLLAVRAVRRPGVVYRRTGSRVRRALRTAATGLAFTLFQVAYFAAVQFTGLAVATVITLGAGPVLIAAGARLTMGERLGCGGVTAVAGALGGLAVLVLGSGTGAVRPAGVGWALLSAAGYAAMTLLTRWLGRSSGGGDPLSTTAWSLAVGTVVLLPLAVAEGLLPHTVEPGRVVGLLAYVAAIPTALAYVLYFAGAAVVRSATVSVIMLLEPVSAAVIAVALLGERLTAGTALGTLLLLAAVVALACGEMRAAAARRRPVPV
- a CDS encoding pyridoxamine 5'-phosphate oxidase family protein, whose translation is MSETPPASPQQQDAPYVPTERTVPTRSRERASYDRELVHSVLDEGYVCHLGFVRDGAPVVLPTLYARVGERLYIHGSTGSRPLRAAGVPDPGMAACLTVTHVDGLVLARSAFHHSINYRSVVVHGTARQVTDTDERRTALDAIVEQAVPGRSHDSRPADAKELAATAVVRLDLDEVSAKVRTGGPSDEPEDLALPYWSGVVPLSRGYGAPVPADDLDPAITLPDYLARL